The Sulfurospirillum halorespirans DSM 13726 genome has a window encoding:
- a CDS encoding ABC transporter ATP-binding protein, translating into MSHTHAHHYASLPKVYQLSVALAGNYASGFKRSLVFFTLAFTAQGVAFAMFYPLLKALFATPFIVADVLFYLSGMALFSLLFCVLKWLGHGFDYSGYIAEVTHDLRTTLGNALRKMPLEKLSRYKTGELNAIFSSSVDESVMHMGVVAALFLQITVVPIVVVLVTLFIEWKLALIMAILIPMMIPLYRWKRRVSIEEKSDFSEANAHLEAGFIEYVQGLAVLRALNQTGANAKNLHASIEHVRAVQGKGVEQATLPLLIMGVLIEVILLILLAVGSFMVDEHLLALPTLAAMLVIVSRLSEPLSIFLGIVPMFDLMDTAFLHIKSILASTPLHVKMPTAEPKSFEVTFSGVNFAYEGENERALKEVSFTLKERTLNAIVGTSGSGKTTLSKVLMRHFDPQRGEVRLGGVDVRSISSDTLMKHFSVVFQDVYLFDDTILNNIRMGRSDASDEAVEEAAKAAFCHEFIARLPEGYQTRIGDIGGSLSGGERQRISIARAILKNAPIVILDEPTAALDTQSEVAVQRAIDALVHDKTVIVIAHRLSTIRAADKILVFDAGCLVEEGTHESLVVKEGKYHAMWSAQQRIKTWNLNTHVR; encoded by the coding sequence ATGAGTCATACACATGCCCATCACTACGCCTCGTTGCCTAAGGTGTATCAGCTCTCGGTTGCGTTAGCAGGCAATTACGCAAGTGGTTTTAAACGCAGTTTGGTTTTTTTCACCCTTGCTTTTACCGCTCAAGGGGTTGCTTTTGCGATGTTCTATCCGCTCTTAAAAGCGCTTTTTGCTACGCCATTTATCGTCGCAGATGTGCTGTTTTACTTAAGTGGTATGGCGCTGTTTAGCCTGCTTTTTTGTGTGCTGAAGTGGCTAGGGCACGGGTTTGATTACTCAGGTTACATCGCTGAGGTGACACACGATCTGCGCACCACTCTTGGCAATGCGCTGCGCAAAATGCCTTTGGAAAAACTCAGTCGTTATAAAACAGGTGAGCTCAATGCCATTTTTTCAAGCAGTGTCGATGAGTCGGTCATGCACATGGGCGTGGTTGCTGCTCTTTTTTTGCAGATTACGGTGGTGCCGATTGTCGTCGTTTTGGTGACTCTGTTTATCGAGTGGAAGTTAGCGCTCATTATGGCTATTCTCATTCCGATGATGATTCCGCTTTACCGTTGGAAACGTCGCGTTAGTATTGAAGAAAAAAGCGATTTTAGTGAGGCAAATGCCCATCTTGAAGCGGGATTTATCGAGTATGTGCAAGGGCTTGCGGTTCTTCGCGCACTCAATCAAACAGGTGCGAATGCTAAAAATCTGCACGCTTCCATTGAACATGTCAGAGCCGTGCAAGGCAAAGGGGTTGAACAAGCGACCTTGCCTCTGCTCATCATGGGCGTGTTAATCGAAGTGATTTTGCTCATTCTTTTAGCCGTGGGAAGTTTCATGGTCGATGAGCATCTCTTAGCGCTCCCCACTTTAGCGGCGATGTTAGTGATAGTTTCACGCCTGAGTGAGCCTCTTTCGATCTTTTTAGGCATCGTTCCGATGTTTGATCTGATGGACACAGCGTTTTTGCATATCAAGTCCATTTTGGCATCAACCCCTTTACATGTAAAGATGCCAACGGCTGAACCTAAGAGTTTTGAAGTCACTTTTTCAGGGGTCAATTTTGCCTACGAAGGAGAGAATGAGCGCGCTCTTAAAGAGGTTAGTTTTACCCTCAAAGAGCGCACACTCAATGCGATTGTTGGGACTTCTGGTTCGGGTAAAACAACTTTGAGCAAAGTGTTGATGCGCCATTTTGATCCTCAACGTGGTGAGGTGCGTCTTGGTGGGGTGGATGTTCGTTCTATTTCGAGTGATACGCTGATGAAGCACTTCTCGGTGGTCTTTCAAGATGTCTATCTGTTTGATGACACAATTTTAAATAACATTCGTATGGGAAGATCTGATGCGAGCGATGAAGCAGTGGAAGAGGCTGCTAAAGCGGCGTTTTGCCATGAATTCATCGCACGGTTACCTGAGGGGTACCAAACGCGTATTGGCGATATAGGCGGAAGTCTGAGTGGTGGGGAGCGGCAACGCATCAGCATTGCGCGTGCTATTTTGAAAAATGCACCGATTGTTATTTTAGATGAGCCAACCGCTGCACTCGATACCCAGAGTGAAGTCGCGGTGCAAAGAGCGATCGATGCACTGGTTCACGATAAAACGGTCATTGTCATCGCGCACCGTCTCTCAACGATTCGTGCTGCCGATAAGATTTTAGTCTTTGATGCAGGGTGTTTGGTCGAAGAGGGAACGCATGAAAGCTTGGTTGTCAAAGAGGGAAAATACCATGCAATGTGGAGTGCGCAACAACGCATTAAAACGTGGAATCTTAACACCCATGTCCGCTAA
- a CDS encoding TonB-dependent receptor → MKRKKVAFAMISVVVSSLLYGAEGEYNLEGVTVSANKIEEKIQDVPQSITVLSESNLEDREIKNVEGIIQEIPNMSFSPLYYQSVNFRGINQSIFTSNNPVTIYIDGVSQSNSYAYEASLANVDHVEVLRGPQGSLYGKDSIGGIINIITKLPKNEWGGTIGAEYGTDNYMYTTMSVGGAVVDDVLFVNVNGDYASDEGYITNLYDGEKGIDETSKHNIGVNMTWKPTDRFSAQLSLSDYYSRAGAMDIVGVPAGENINSYSRSDTKFQDWDVDNKITTKSNSQALNLKYAFDAMDLTSTTTHKKVEANGTFDLDTTYNGLSAFVDRESDTYTQELKLSSPNKEGFRWVAGLYYEKEDIDYPGYGRQYSYGTYGSVNINDASTQKAETYAAFGQVIVPFASHFEWTLGGRVQRIEKEIDSNYTLTSIDLYPGMDFATHHYDAKDSWTAFLPKTALLYKINDNLSAYASISTGYLPGGFNNYATSGGKETNMFEPQKSINYEVGVKGDTLDGTLFLGANIFYMDITDIHVYTQVGTIMTASNADKAHSQGIELEALYRPIPSIEMNGAVGLIQTEYDDYKVYSSGILVPTEGNKIERTPSYTAKIGIGYTHPSGVYGRVDVRAQGETYYNPENTIKADAYIVGDVKAGYRMKSGLDVYAYVQNVTNEDYIINATAQTLMPNYDTLVMFGEGRRVGVGFKYTF, encoded by the coding sequence GTGAAGAGAAAAAAGGTTGCATTTGCAATGATTTCAGTCGTGGTCAGTAGTCTGTTGTACGGTGCGGAGGGAGAATACAACCTTGAGGGTGTAACCGTCAGTGCCAATAAAATCGAGGAGAAGATCCAAGATGTTCCGCAGAGCATTACGGTTTTGAGTGAGAGCAATTTGGAAGATCGTGAAATTAAAAACGTTGAGGGGATTATTCAAGAAATTCCTAATATGTCTTTTTCGCCACTTTATTATCAAAGTGTCAACTTTAGGGGCATTAATCAATCGATATTTACCTCGAATAATCCCGTAACGATCTACATCGACGGTGTTTCGCAAAGTAACTCTTACGCGTACGAGGCGTCTTTGGCAAACGTCGATCATGTTGAGGTGTTACGAGGTCCTCAAGGAAGCCTTTACGGCAAGGATTCTATTGGTGGGATTATCAACATTATCACAAAATTGCCTAAGAATGAATGGGGTGGTACGATCGGGGCGGAGTACGGTACGGACAATTACATGTATACGACGATGAGCGTGGGCGGAGCCGTGGTGGATGACGTGCTGTTTGTGAACGTTAACGGCGATTATGCGAGCGATGAGGGGTACATTACCAACCTTTATGATGGTGAAAAGGGGATTGATGAGACAAGCAAACACAACATCGGCGTGAACATGACGTGGAAGCCGACCGATCGTTTTAGCGCGCAATTAAGCTTATCGGATTATTACAGCCGTGCAGGTGCGATGGATATTGTTGGTGTTCCTGCGGGAGAAAATATCAATTCTTACAGCCGTAGCGATACGAAATTCCAAGATTGGGACGTTGATAATAAGATCACGACCAAGTCCAATTCGCAAGCGTTGAATTTAAAGTATGCGTTTGATGCGATGGACTTAACATCGACGACGACCCATAAAAAAGTAGAAGCAAACGGAACGTTTGATTTGGATACCACCTATAACGGACTAAGTGCGTTTGTGGATCGCGAAAGCGACACCTATACGCAAGAATTAAAACTCTCTAGCCCAAACAAAGAAGGGTTTAGGTGGGTTGCGGGACTTTACTATGAAAAAGAGGATATTGACTATCCAGGGTATGGACGCCAATACAGTTACGGTACTTACGGCTCCGTCAATATCAATGATGCTTCGACGCAAAAAGCCGAGACGTATGCAGCGTTTGGACAAGTCATTGTCCCGTTTGCAAGTCATTTTGAATGGACTTTGGGTGGACGTGTTCAACGTATTGAAAAAGAGATCGATTCGAATTATACGCTGACCTCGATTGATTTGTATCCTGGGATGGACTTTGCTACACACCACTACGATGCCAAAGATTCATGGACGGCATTTTTACCCAAAACGGCACTGTTGTATAAAATCAACGACAACCTCTCCGCATATGCGTCAATTTCAACGGGATACTTACCTGGGGGATTTAATAATTATGCTACCAGCGGTGGTAAAGAGACCAATATGTTTGAACCTCAGAAGTCTATTAACTACGAAGTGGGTGTTAAAGGCGATACGTTAGATGGAACACTCTTTCTAGGAGCAAACATCTTTTATATGGATATCACAGATATACACGTCTATACCCAAGTGGGTACCATTATGACTGCTTCCAACGCCGATAAAGCGCATTCCCAAGGTATTGAGCTTGAGGCGTTGTATAGGCCGATTCCAAGCATCGAAATGAACGGTGCAGTGGGCTTAATTCAGACTGAATATGATGACTATAAAGTCTATAGCTCAGGTATTTTAGTTCCTACCGAGGGCAATAAAATTGAGCGAACCCCCTCTTATACGGCAAAAATAGGCATCGGTTATACGCATCCAAGCGGAGTGTATGGACGCGTTGATGTTAGGGCGCAAGGCGAGACCTATTACAATCCTGAAAATACGATTAAAGCAGATGCCTATATTGTTGGTGACGTGAAAGCAGGGTATCGCATGAAATCAGGACTTGATGTTTATGCGTATGTTCAAAACGTGACCAATGAAGATTATATTATCAATGCTACCGCTCAAACATTGATGCCCAATTACGACACACTCGTGATGTTTGGTGAGGGCAGACGTGTGGGAGTCGGGTTTAAATATACCTTTTAA
- a CDS encoding TonB-dependent receptor has protein sequence MRRKRVLSMAVIALINVGAWAEETRLDEIVLSADKTGSSTLLELPSSVSVVSSDQINDFSIKDSMGLQSMTSNFLIVETGPATVTTFASMRGVTAGMIGTPAVGFYVDDVYYSALDMNFLDIDHIEVLKGPQGTLYGRNSEAGVVNVVTKAPSFVPSAEVGMEYGSFNTISSHAIINQPLSDTTTLRAALRYEHSDGYFEDTLKGDDVGEEKNIDARLKLYTKVNDDLSVSIGYNYQKSDSPHYAQYAPWSGETIRKNVDVDYLGDAKKEIHDLHVKTDYTYSDALKIVSITSAKKEHYVANNDIDFTSYDLTRLYTDKEVKSLSEELRFIAKPNERLQWINGIFLLKEEEKHDYQMPMNFMNMGMGMPTETLVQKSKIDTLGTALFSEATYSFENSLQTTLGLRYDREKKEDDYAQTGGTMLSMFGYEDKSGSASETFDAWLPKFSLAYKQYEAFSPYVTISKGFRSGGFNTTDTVGQSYDPEFTWNYELGVKSKLSDTLSLSTALFYIDWKDMQVELAQSNGVAYIDNASSATSKGAEIELHMNPMEGLNVFSGLGYTKATYEEYTKGSENYSGNYVINVPRYTINLGANYRIPSGYYIGGNYAYFGDIYYDNANTHSQSYGVTNLKVGYETEKFDVYLYGKNIFDEGCITRAFIVNSSWYARAGEPRSVGVAFTYRF, from the coding sequence ATGCGTAGAAAAAGAGTGTTGAGTATGGCGGTTATCGCGTTGATAAACGTTGGGGCATGGGCAGAAGAGACAAGACTAGATGAAATTGTTTTAAGTGCCGATAAAACAGGATCAAGTACACTTTTGGAGTTGCCTTCAAGTGTGAGTGTGGTGAGTTCCGATCAGATCAATGATTTTTCTATCAAAGATTCGATGGGGTTGCAGAGTATGACTTCAAACTTTCTTATTGTGGAAACCGGTCCTGCTACGGTAACAACGTTTGCCTCGATGCGAGGCGTTACGGCTGGAATGATTGGTACACCTGCAGTTGGATTTTATGTGGATGATGTGTATTACAGCGCTTTGGATATGAACTTTTTAGACATCGACCATATTGAGGTCTTAAAAGGGCCACAAGGTACGCTTTATGGGCGCAACTCCGAAGCGGGTGTTGTCAATGTTGTGACCAAAGCGCCTTCGTTTGTACCCAGTGCCGAAGTGGGGATGGAGTATGGCAGTTTTAACACAATCAGCTCTCATGCGATTATCAATCAGCCCTTAAGCGACACGACAACTCTTCGCGCGGCACTTCGTTATGAACACAGTGACGGCTATTTTGAAGACACGTTAAAGGGCGATGATGTGGGTGAGGAGAAAAACATCGATGCGCGCTTGAAACTTTACACGAAAGTGAACGATGATCTTAGCGTGAGCATCGGGTATAACTACCAAAAAAGCGATTCGCCGCATTATGCACAGTATGCCCCATGGTCAGGTGAAACGATACGTAAAAACGTTGATGTGGACTATTTGGGCGATGCCAAAAAAGAGATACATGATTTACATGTAAAGACGGATTACACCTACAGCGATGCCCTTAAAATCGTCTCCATCACGTCGGCAAAAAAAGAGCATTACGTCGCCAATAACGATATTGATTTTACCTCGTACGATTTAACGAGACTTTATACCGATAAAGAGGTCAAGTCGCTCTCCGAAGAGCTTCGATTTATCGCCAAACCCAATGAGCGTTTGCAGTGGATTAACGGTATTTTTCTTCTCAAAGAAGAGGAAAAACACGACTACCAAATGCCAATGAACTTTATGAATATGGGCATGGGTATGCCCACCGAGACGCTGGTGCAAAAAAGTAAGATCGACACGCTAGGAACTGCTCTGTTTAGCGAAGCGACATACAGTTTTGAAAACAGTTTACAAACCACTTTAGGGCTTCGCTACGACAGGGAGAAAAAAGAAGATGACTATGCACAAACGGGTGGAACGATGCTCTCTATGTTTGGATACGAGGATAAAAGTGGCTCTGCAAGTGAGACGTTTGATGCGTGGCTTCCTAAATTCTCTTTAGCCTATAAACAATACGAAGCGTTTAGTCCGTATGTAACGATTTCGAAAGGTTTTCGAAGCGGTGGATTTAACACAACCGATACCGTGGGGCAAAGCTACGATCCTGAATTTACATGGAATTATGAACTCGGTGTCAAGTCCAAACTCAGCGATACGCTCTCTTTAAGTACCGCACTTTTCTACATTGACTGGAAAGATATGCAAGTGGAGTTAGCGCAAAGCAACGGCGTGGCGTATATTGACAACGCCTCTAGCGCGACCAGTAAAGGAGCTGAGATTGAGCTTCACATGAATCCGATGGAAGGTTTAAATGTGTTTAGTGGTCTTGGGTACACCAAAGCGACGTATGAGGAGTACACGAAAGGAAGCGAGAATTACAGCGGCAATTATGTTATCAATGTACCACGTTATACGATCAATTTAGGGGCAAATTACCGTATTCCTAGTGGTTATTATATCGGTGGAAATTACGCCTATTTTGGCGATATTTACTATGACAATGCCAATACCCATTCCCAAAGTTACGGTGTGACCAATCTGAAAGTCGGTTATGAAACAGAGAAATTTGATGTCTACCTTTACGGTAAAAACATCTTTGATGAGGGCTGCATTACCCGTGCGTTTATCGTCAATTCTTCATGGTATGCAAGAGCTGGGGAGCCTCGAAGTGTCGGTGTTGCTTTTACCTATCGATTTTAA
- a CDS encoding MFS transporter, with product MQCGVRNNALKRGILTPMSAKTSLQHKALLLNLYVSQYLGLGFFMESLVAILRKNGVPLEQLGLIYSLGLFMMLRFLWAPLIDKVCFKRFGHYRTWLFIWQSLMVLSLLHVSRFDVLTELQPLLIGCAFFAFFAASQDIAVDALAYKIVSPKERGMVNALKIGGGLVGMFIGGGLVLIVYEHLGWFYAMLILCVGTTTSLFQLLFFKEPNDMHTIKIHEPSWRDFFRFWRGKEKRRWFVLLLAYPVCISGAYGLMTPILVDAGWRLDHIGLNISIFGSILGIIGAFGAGWLIERFGRRLILIWTPFAQSLGILCLLLPAFGYAHFGFSMLAIGSIMFFYSPSATVLSTLMMDHVEHSPALEYAMQHCVFSFAGIVSAGVTMSLAGIFGYVNVIIVLSLIAVATSIFAWYLSGEVVVKEESTIQVEFIG from the coding sequence ATGCAATGTGGAGTGCGCAACAACGCATTAAAACGTGGAATCTTAACACCCATGTCCGCTAAAACTTCCTTACAACACAAAGCTCTTTTGCTGAATCTTTATGTCTCTCAGTACCTAGGGCTGGGCTTTTTCATGGAGTCGTTGGTTGCTATTTTGCGTAAAAATGGGGTTCCGCTAGAGCAGTTGGGGCTGATCTACTCACTCGGTCTTTTTATGATGCTTCGTTTTTTGTGGGCGCCTTTGATCGATAAAGTCTGTTTTAAACGCTTTGGGCATTACCGCACGTGGCTTTTTATCTGGCAGAGTTTGATGGTGCTCAGTCTTTTACATGTAAGCCGTTTTGATGTGCTCACAGAACTTCAGCCACTGTTGATCGGGTGCGCTTTTTTCGCCTTTTTTGCGGCATCGCAAGACATTGCGGTGGATGCACTGGCGTATAAAATTGTCTCGCCTAAAGAGCGTGGCATGGTCAATGCCTTAAAAATCGGTGGTGGGCTGGTTGGGATGTTTATCGGCGGTGGATTGGTTTTAATTGTGTATGAGCATCTAGGATGGTTTTACGCGATGCTAATTTTATGCGTTGGGACGACCACATCGCTCTTTCAACTGTTGTTTTTTAAAGAACCCAATGACATGCACACCATCAAAATACATGAGCCTTCGTGGAGAGATTTCTTTCGATTTTGGAGGGGCAAAGAGAAGCGTCGCTGGTTTGTGTTGCTGTTGGCATACCCCGTGTGCATCAGTGGTGCATATGGGCTGATGACGCCTATTTTGGTTGATGCCGGGTGGCGGTTGGATCATATAGGGCTTAATATCAGCATTTTTGGCTCAATCCTCGGCATTATCGGAGCGTTTGGGGCAGGGTGGTTGATTGAGCGGTTTGGGCGAAGGCTGATACTCATCTGGACACCGTTTGCACAAAGTCTGGGCATTTTATGTCTGTTATTGCCAGCTTTTGGTTATGCGCATTTTGGTTTTAGTATGCTGGCTATTGGCTCGATTATGTTTTTTTACAGCCCTTCTGCTACTGTGCTTTCAACATTGATGATGGATCATGTGGAGCATTCGCCTGCGCTTGAGTATGCGATGCAGCATTGTGTTTTTAGTTTTGCAGGAATCGTTTCAGCAGGAGTCACGATGAGTTTGGCAGGAATCTTTGGGTATGTCAATGTCATTATCGTCCTTTCGCTTATCGCGGTGGCAACGAGTATTTTTGCATGGTATCTCAGTGGTGAAGTGGTCGTGAAAGAAGAGAGCACGATACAGGTCGAGTTTATCGGATAA
- a CDS encoding MFS transporter: MMKEMKTLMVVNLLCVAAMMAFLAVVGPIIRALHMQEWHAGLTVALAGVVWVVMARYWGKKSDTVGRKPILLMGVLGVGVSYLLLASYIDFALLTMPPILVSLGMIVLARALIGVFYAAIPAVSNALIADKVAASERTNYMAKLGASSGFGMILGPAVGGYLAAYGLSAPLYAFAILPLVAAFLVYKTIPKTPKQHVEEVPHPKWSDARLRLPMIAAFLTMYSVVTSQVCLGFFVIDKLALDPTLSAKVTGYILALVGVCFILAQIIVSKRQGVLPQRWLLLGSIIAAIGYVIVFMMNSGVMLGFGFCIAAFGMGLIFPAFQAMAANSVSEAEQGAAAGTVSSAQGLGIIIGPLASTALYGINPIFPFVVASIAFALLGVFAFRHKACMTSLC; encoded by the coding sequence ATGATGAAAGAGATGAAGACCTTAATGGTCGTAAATTTGTTATGTGTTGCCGCGATGATGGCATTTTTAGCCGTTGTTGGGCCGATTATTCGTGCCCTTCATATGCAAGAGTGGCATGCAGGATTAACCGTGGCACTTGCAGGGGTTGTGTGGGTTGTGATGGCGCGGTATTGGGGTAAAAAGAGTGACACGGTAGGTCGAAAACCGATTTTATTGATGGGTGTTTTAGGCGTTGGCGTTTCGTATCTGCTATTGGCTTCCTACATCGATTTTGCACTCTTAACCATGCCGCCTATTTTGGTTTCCCTTGGGATGATTGTCTTGGCGCGTGCGTTGATCGGTGTTTTTTACGCCGCCATTCCTGCGGTTTCTAACGCTTTGATTGCTGATAAAGTAGCGGCGAGTGAGCGGACAAATTATATGGCAAAATTGGGCGCATCAAGTGGGTTTGGAATGATTTTAGGGCCTGCCGTGGGTGGCTATTTGGCGGCGTATGGACTCTCCGCGCCGCTGTATGCATTTGCGATTTTACCACTGGTTGCAGCATTTTTGGTCTATAAAACGATTCCGAAAACGCCCAAACAGCATGTTGAAGAGGTACCGCATCCTAAATGGAGCGATGCGCGTTTGCGTTTACCAATGATCGCGGCATTTTTAACGATGTACAGCGTGGTCACTTCACAGGTTTGCTTAGGCTTTTTTGTCATCGATAAACTCGCCCTTGATCCTACACTTAGTGCCAAAGTGACGGGATATATTTTAGCCTTGGTGGGGGTTTGTTTTATATTGGCTCAAATTATCGTTTCCAAACGCCAAGGTGTTTTGCCACAAAGATGGCTACTCTTAGGTTCCATCATTGCGGCTATTGGGTATGTAATTGTTTTTATGATGAACTCTGGCGTCATGCTAGGGTTTGGTTTTTGCATCGCAGCCTTTGGTATGGGGCTTATTTTCCCTGCGTTTCAAGCAATGGCAGCCAACAGTGTCAGCGAAGCTGAACAAGGAGCTGCGGCAGGTACGGTCTCTTCCGCACAAGGCTTGGGCATCATCATCGGACCATTGGCGAGTACGGCATTGTATGGAATCAACCCCATTTTTCCTTTTGTGGTCGCCTCCATCGCATTTGCACTTTTAGGTGTGTTTGCATTCAGGCATAAAGCATGTATGACGTCTTTGTGCTAG
- a CDS encoding ABC transporter ATP-binding protein, translating into MQEQKRGLWAIMAPVNKEIQTAILLSVLGGALLVVDMALLAYVMAIPLHGSVEILSLHVSFWGAFSLLGVIAICSFLLSKYAFIVSHHGAFKLEEILRKRLIEHLAQTPLGYIITTGSGALKKVLLDDVKNLHAFVADTTPMIGKSVATPMASLIALLFIDWRLALASIVVLVVGGVIMAWVMQDSVEHRKNYDESQSQINRSVIEFVQAMSVVRTFDDGSSSFKRYTDALLRYKTCLKAWINATAISAKLGMMILSPLPTLLVVSGVGIWLIAKDALDFAPFIAALLISTGMADAMLPLMWMSNFIKKSQAAALRIQEILDLPRLEYPEITSIPQDASVRFEDVSFAYERKDAYALASVSFTVPEGSVTALVGPSGAGKSTVAKLIPRFWDVNQGRILIGGVDVRTISAESLMAHVSFVFQDTFLFHDTLGANIKMANPNASDAMMIEAAKAAQIHAFIMSLPQGYETLAGDRGTRLSGGQKQRLTIARAILRNAPIVVLDEATAFADPENEEEIIKALANLMRNKTVIVIAHRLSTIKDVDQIIVFDQGKIAEIGSHEHLLAHNGLYAMLWGNYEKAQHWDLRALKEIV; encoded by the coding sequence ATGCAAGAGCAAAAAAGGGGGCTATGGGCGATCATGGCTCCTGTAAATAAAGAGATACAAACAGCAATCCTCCTCTCTGTTTTGGGAGGAGCGTTGTTGGTGGTAGATATGGCGCTTTTAGCGTATGTGATGGCAATTCCTCTGCATGGAAGTGTTGAAATTTTGAGTTTACATGTAAGCTTTTGGGGCGCATTTAGTCTGCTAGGAGTGATTGCAATTTGTTCCTTTTTACTTTCAAAGTACGCCTTTATTGTTTCGCATCATGGGGCGTTTAAGCTCGAAGAGATTTTGCGCAAAAGGCTTATTGAGCATTTGGCACAAACGCCTCTTGGGTATATCATCACCACAGGTTCGGGGGCGCTTAAAAAGGTGCTTCTGGATGATGTCAAAAATCTGCATGCGTTTGTGGCGGATACCACGCCGATGATTGGCAAAAGTGTTGCCACACCGATGGCTTCACTGATAGCCCTTTTGTTTATAGACTGGCGTTTGGCATTGGCGAGTATTGTGGTGCTTGTGGTAGGTGGGGTGATTATGGCGTGGGTGATGCAAGATTCGGTCGAGCACCGTAAAAATTACGACGAATCGCAATCGCAGATCAACCGTTCTGTCATCGAATTTGTGCAAGCCATGAGCGTGGTGCGCACGTTTGATGATGGAAGCAGTTCGTTTAAACGTTACACCGACGCGCTTCTTCGTTACAAAACGTGTCTGAAAGCGTGGATCAATGCAACTGCTATCTCCGCCAAACTTGGCATGATGATCCTAAGTCCGCTGCCAACGCTGTTGGTGGTGAGTGGTGTGGGCATTTGGCTGATTGCGAAAGATGCGTTAGATTTTGCGCCGTTTATCGCAGCACTGCTGATTAGTACAGGTATGGCAGATGCGATGTTACCTCTGATGTGGATGAGCAATTTCATCAAAAAATCCCAAGCAGCAGCACTTCGTATTCAAGAGATTTTAGATCTACCACGACTGGAGTATCCTGAAATAACGTCTATACCCCAGGATGCGAGTGTGCGTTTTGAAGATGTCTCGTTTGCCTATGAGCGTAAAGATGCGTATGCCCTAGCGTCGGTTAGTTTTACGGTGCCGGAGGGCAGTGTGACCGCGTTAGTCGGTCCTTCGGGTGCTGGCAAAAGTACGGTGGCAAAGCTGATTCCTCGTTTTTGGGATGTGAACCAAGGACGCATTTTGATCGGTGGCGTTGATGTGCGCACCATCAGTGCCGAGTCTTTGATGGCACATGTCTCTTTTGTCTTTCAAGACACCTTTTTATTTCACGATACGTTAGGGGCTAATATCAAAATGGCAAACCCAAACGCAAGCGATGCTATGATGATAGAAGCAGCCAAAGCGGCGCAGATTCACGCGTTTATTATGAGCCTTCCACAAGGCTATGAAACGTTAGCAGGAGATCGAGGAACAAGACTCTCAGGTGGGCAAAAGCAGCGCCTTACAATCGCGCGTGCTATTTTACGCAATGCGCCTATCGTTGTTTTGGATGAAGCAACCGCTTTTGCCGATCCTGAAAACGAAGAGGAGATCATCAAAGCCCTTGCCAATTTGATGCGCAATAAAACCGTTATTGTCATCGCACACCGTCTTTCAACGATCAAAGATGTCGATCAGATCATCGTTTTCGATCAAGGAAAAATCGCTGAAATCGGATCGCATGAGCATCTTTTAGCTCATAATGGACTTTACGCGATGCTTTGGGGAAATTACGAAAAAGCACAACATTGGGATTTGCGCGCCCTAAAGGAGATCGTATGA